CGTCGGTCCTGTTCGCCGTGGACAAGTACGACCTCACGCCGGCCGCGAACCAGGTCATCGCGGACGCCGCGGAGACGATCCGGGCGAAGGCGCCGTCCGGCACGCTCATCGTCGAGGGGCACACCGACTCCACCGCCGACGACGCCTACAACCTCAAGCTGTCGCAGAACCGGGCGGCGTCGGTGACAGCGGCCCTGAAGGCGCTGCTCCCCGACCACACCATCGAGGCGGTGGGCAAGGGCGAGGCCGAGCCGATCGCGACGAACGCCACCGCCGAGGGCCGGGCGCTCAACCGCCGGGTCACCATCAAGCTGCCCGAGTGAGAAGGGAGGGCACCATGCTGATTCGATCTCTGCGCGTCCTCGGGGCGACCCTGGCCGGGACCATCCTGCTGTCGGGGTGCACCG
Above is a window of Propioniciclava coleopterorum DNA encoding:
- a CDS encoding OmpA family protein, with protein sequence MIAPIPKELTTVDLYVGSQLLHAVPVEDGPLEPLATASGPIVVGTGWPKVDLGDLSQAVAPAEAVRPLRTMVTDLDTQVSESQESLEIDASVLFAVDKYDLTPAANQVIADAAETIRAKAPSGTLIVEGHTDSTADDAYNLKLSQNRAASVTAALKALLPDHTIEAVGKGEAEPIATNATAEGRALNRRVTIKLPE